A single Lancefieldella parvula DSM 20469 DNA region contains:
- the recF gene encoding DNA replication/repair protein RecF (All proteins in this family for which functions are known are DNA-binding proteins that assist the filamentation of RecA onto DNA for the initiation of recombination or recombinational repair.), whose translation MGLKVEHVSLYNFRCFASKEIDLSAQTTIFVGKNAAGKTNTVEALQLLTAGYSFRKPTPSQLLLTDTSEAKIEISLTGDGRKLENTCIITERRRQFSKNGKKCQAADISGTLMSILFNPDDLSMIKGGASYRREEFDDFGRQANKSYFKVFSTYIKTVEQRNKLLKSDWPDENLLDAWDLSLARGGAILLHARIHLFERLAKKTCEIYQELSGGEHLEMNYISSIGEISLEASREEISDQFLQALNEIRIDDIRRQQSTKGPHRDDVEFLIEGKEARNFGSQGQIRTVVLALKMAEVLLSEEILGEKPLLLLDDVMSELDEDRRKAIMEFAFHDIQTVITTTNLGYFSEEILEKAQIVRFSDE comes from the coding sequence GTGGGACTTAAAGTTGAACATGTTTCGCTGTATAACTTTCGTTGTTTTGCTTCGAAAGAGATAGATTTATCTGCTCAAACTACTATTTTTGTAGGAAAAAATGCTGCAGGTAAGACAAATACTGTTGAAGCATTACAACTTCTTACGGCTGGATATTCTTTTAGAAAACCAACACCTTCACAACTTTTACTGACAGATACCTCTGAAGCAAAGATAGAGATTTCTCTTACAGGAGACGGACGAAAGCTAGAAAATACCTGCATCATCACAGAGCGTCGTCGTCAATTTTCAAAAAATGGTAAGAAATGCCAGGCAGCAGACATTTCTGGCACACTGATGTCAATACTTTTTAATCCTGATGACCTTTCAATGATTAAAGGTGGTGCTTCATACCGCCGCGAAGAATTTGATGACTTTGGTCGCCAAGCAAATAAAAGTTACTTTAAGGTTTTCTCGACATATATCAAAACAGTTGAGCAAAGAAATAAGCTGCTGAAATCTGATTGGCCAGACGAAAATTTGCTTGATGCATGGGATCTCTCACTTGCAAGGGGAGGAGCCATTCTTCTTCATGCGCGCATTCATTTGTTTGAACGTCTGGCAAAGAAAACTTGTGAAATTTATCAGGAGCTTTCTGGTGGTGAACACTTGGAAATGAATTATATTTCTTCAATTGGAGAGATATCTCTTGAAGCCTCTAGAGAAGAAATATCTGATCAATTCTTACAGGCTTTGAACGAAATTCGTATAGATGATATTCGCCGTCAGCAAAGTACTAAAGGTCCTCATCGAGATGATGTAGAGTTTTTAATTGAGGGTAAAGAGGCTAGAAATTTTGGTTCTCAAGGTCAAATTAGAACTGTTGTCTTAGCGCTTAAAATGGCAGAAGTTTTACTTTCAGAAGAAATACTTGGTGAGAAACCCTTACTACTTCTAGATGATGTTATGAGTGAGCTCGATGAAGATCGCAGAAAAGCTATTATGGAATTTGCGTTTCATGATATCCAAACAGTAATTACAACCACCAACCTTGGCTATTTCTCTGAGGAGATTCTAGAGAAAGCGCAAATAGTTAGGTTTAGCGATGAATAA
- the gyrA gene encoding DNA gyrase subunit A has protein sequence MDEEYEDDEVEEDSDEFDPETGVNLVTGENSHIISDEAGTRLDLSDIHGGTLKPTDLSSEMKTSFLEYSMSVIVARALPDVRDGLKPVHRRILYAMSEAGITPNRPHKKSAWAVGEVMGKYHPHGDSAIYDSMVRMSQDFSMRLPLIDGHGNFGSIDGDPPAAMRYTEARLTRSAMEMLAELNKNTVDLQPNYDESLTEPAVLPARFPNLLVNGSSGIAVGMATNIPPHNLGEVTDAVCMMIDNPEVTTEELMTVLPGPDFPTGGIIMGTQGIKDAYETGRGSITVRAKVHVEQVKSGRQRLVVTEIPYQVNKGLLQEKIAQAVNEKKIEGISDMRDESNRKGMRIVIDLKRDAVPQVVLNNLYKKTQLQSNFGIIDLALVDGVPRTLSLREILRHYIDHQIDVVRRRTEFDLDKAQKRVHILEGLLTAVDNIDEIVHIIRSSQDDAEAKKRMNERFGLDEIQGEAILQMRLRRLTGLARQDLVDEISQLRLDIAYYEDLLAHEEKILAVIADELREISNRYADKRRTQISEQDIQNLDVEDLIAEEDMVVTVTHAGYVKRVPVEIYRSQKRGGKGVQGVSLKENDFVENLFVASTHDYVLFFTNLGKVYRLKVHELPVGSRTTKGSAIINVIETLAEGEKVKAVITTRDFPEDNYLMFATKQGMVKKTAMSEYDRTRKDGLIAINLKDGDELVNVRRVHPGDKVVLCSSDGKAILFDEAEARSMGRGTSGVRGITLKGNATMLGMEITNGNGDLFVITEKGYGKRTAISEYPVHKRGGQGVFTITMTEKKGNLVACRVVGPQHEIMIMSEEGVVIRVKAGDISKLGRSTQGVKVMNLSGSDVVSAVARMVANKKKAPKHAENQGMLDLMSAGARDADEAESVDLGDEEEALDDSLLDDDE, from the coding sequence ATGGATGAAGAATACGAAGACGACGAGGTAGAAGAAGACTCTGATGAGTTTGATCCAGAAACCGGAGTTAATTTGGTAACTGGAGAGAATTCACACATTATCTCTGATGAGGCTGGTACTCGTCTTGATCTTTCTGACATTCACGGAGGCACACTCAAGCCGACCGATTTGTCTTCAGAAATGAAAACTTCCTTCCTTGAGTATTCCATGTCCGTTATTGTTGCTCGTGCACTTCCTGATGTTCGAGACGGCCTTAAGCCTGTTCACCGCCGTATTCTGTACGCAATGAGTGAGGCTGGCATTACGCCAAACCGTCCACATAAGAAGTCTGCGTGGGCAGTCGGTGAAGTCATGGGTAAGTACCACCCACATGGTGACTCCGCTATTTACGACTCCATGGTCCGTATGTCTCAGGACTTCTCGATGAGACTTCCTCTGATTGACGGTCACGGAAATTTTGGTTCTATCGACGGCGATCCACCAGCAGCAATGCGTTATACCGAGGCACGTCTTACGAGAAGTGCAATGGAGATGCTGGCGGAGCTCAACAAGAACACTGTTGATCTTCAACCAAACTATGATGAATCGCTGACAGAGCCAGCAGTTCTTCCTGCTCGTTTCCCAAACCTCTTGGTAAACGGCTCTTCAGGTATTGCGGTTGGTATGGCTACCAACATTCCTCCTCACAACCTTGGTGAGGTAACTGACGCAGTCTGCATGATGATTGATAACCCTGAGGTTACCACTGAGGAACTCATGACCGTTCTACCTGGTCCTGATTTTCCAACAGGCGGCATCATCATGGGCACTCAGGGCATCAAAGATGCTTATGAGACAGGTCGTGGTTCTATTACCGTCCGCGCTAAGGTTCACGTTGAACAGGTAAAAAGCGGCCGTCAGCGCCTTGTTGTTACCGAAATTCCTTACCAGGTCAACAAAGGTCTTCTTCAGGAGAAGATTGCTCAGGCAGTTAATGAGAAGAAAATTGAAGGCATTTCTGACATGCGCGATGAGTCCAACCGTAAGGGTATGCGCATTGTCATTGACCTTAAACGCGATGCTGTTCCACAGGTTGTTCTGAATAATCTCTACAAGAAGACTCAGCTTCAATCTAACTTTGGCATCATTGATCTAGCACTGGTTGACGGTGTTCCTCGCACACTTTCTCTTCGTGAGATTTTGCGCCACTACATTGATCACCAGATTGATGTTGTACGTCGTCGTACTGAGTTTGATCTTGATAAAGCACAAAAGCGTGTCCACATTCTGGAAGGTCTTTTAACTGCAGTTGATAACATTGACGAGATCGTTCATATTATCCGCAGTTCTCAGGATGATGCTGAAGCAAAGAAGCGTATGAATGAGCGCTTTGGCCTGGATGAAATTCAGGGTGAAGCAATTCTTCAAATGCGCCTACGTCGTCTTACTGGTCTGGCACGCCAGGATCTTGTTGATGAAATTTCCCAGCTCAGACTTGATATTGCTTATTATGAGGATCTTCTCGCCCATGAGGAAAAGATTCTGGCAGTTATTGCTGATGAGCTCCGTGAGATTTCCAACCGCTATGCCGATAAGCGTCGTACTCAAATTTCTGAGCAGGATATTCAGAACTTGGATGTTGAGGATCTTATCGCTGAAGAGGATATGGTTGTCACCGTCACTCATGCTGGCTACGTAAAGCGTGTTCCTGTTGAGATTTATCGCTCTCAGAAGCGTGGAGGCAAGGGCGTTCAAGGTGTCTCTCTCAAAGAGAACGATTTTGTTGAGAACCTCTTTGTCGCGTCTACCCATGATTATGTGCTGTTCTTTACCAACCTTGGAAAGGTGTATCGTCTCAAGGTACATGAGCTCCCTGTTGGTAGTAGAACCACCAAGGGTAGCGCCATCATCAATGTTATCGAGACGCTTGCAGAGGGTGAGAAAGTCAAGGCAGTTATTACTACTCGTGACTTCCCAGAAGACAATTATCTGATGTTTGCTACTAAGCAAGGCATGGTTAAGAAGACCGCAATGTCTGAGTACGACCGTACCCGTAAAGATGGTCTCATTGCCATTAACCTCAAGGACGGAGACGAGCTTGTTAACGTCCGTCGTGTCCACCCAGGTGACAAGGTTGTTCTGTGCTCCTCTGACGGTAAAGCAATCCTATTTGACGAGGCAGAGGCAAGAAGCATGGGCCGTGGTACTTCGGGTGTCCGTGGTATTACGCTTAAGGGCAATGCAACTATGCTTGGCATGGAAATTACCAACGGAAACGGTGACCTTTTCGTTATCACCGAGAAGGGCTATGGAAAGCGCACAGCGATTTCTGAGTATCCAGTCCATAAGCGTGGTGGACAGGGTGTCTTCACCATCACAATGACAGAGAAAAAGGGTAACTTGGTTGCCTGCCGTGTTGTTGGTCCTCAGCACGAGATTATGATCATGTCCGAAGAAGGCGTCGTAATCCGTGTTAAAGCTGGTGATATTTCCAAGCTTGGCCGTTCCACTCAGGGTGTTAAGGTCATGAATCTCTCTGGTAGTGATGTTGTTTCTGCTGTTGCTCGTATGGTTGCCAACAAAAAGAAAGCTCCAAAGCACGCGGAGAATCAAGGTATGCTTGATTTAATGTCTGCGGGGGCCCGTGATGCGGACGAGGCTGAGTCTGTTGACCTCGGAGATGAAGAAGAAGCACTGGACGATTCATTATTAGATGATGACGAATAA
- a CDS encoding bifunctional nuclease family protein, which translates to MSLKRMDIQTVVVGGGPISSVIVLRLHDPRGVSSLSLPIKIGTIEASAISLGIDQESTERPLTHDLLRSVLDSLDADIKSVRIVGVRGTTFFSQIELISKEGEHIYVDARPSDAIALAVRTNAPIFADESVLEIAAAPDFTDVEKDVHAQEFEEFRQFIEGVSPEDFS; encoded by the coding sequence GTGTCATTAAAACGTATGGATATACAAACGGTTGTTGTTGGAGGAGGACCTATCTCTTCCGTTATTGTCCTGCGTCTTCATGATCCACGCGGTGTCTCTTCTTTAAGTCTTCCAATCAAGATTGGCACTATTGAAGCATCGGCTATCAGTCTTGGTATTGATCAAGAGTCTACCGAAAGACCTTTAACACATGACCTTCTCCGATCCGTTCTTGATTCTTTAGATGCCGATATTAAAAGCGTACGAATCGTAGGCGTCCGCGGTACCACATTTTTCTCACAAATTGAGCTTATCTCCAAAGAAGGGGAACATATCTACGTGGACGCTCGTCCATCAGACGCAATTGCACTAGCCGTAAGAACAAACGCCCCTATCTTTGCAGATGAGAGCGTTTTGGAAATTGCTGCCGCTCCAGACTTTACTGATGTCGAGAAGGACGTCCATGCCCAAGAGTTTGAGGAATTTCGTCAGTTTATTGAGGGAGTCTCCCCCGAGGATTTCTCTTAA
- a CDS encoding ABC transporter permease, with protein sequence MAKSQSARLERKKLLGDPILITTIVVLIAFLTLFILYPLAILMVDSVVSDNGITLDVFTRILSMPSFDRAITNTLRVGFAVGILSALIGLLFAYVEVYVKLRTKFMTGLFRVVSMLPVVSPPFVLSLSMIMMFGKKGLITRGLLGIFDNNIYGFWGIFIVQTMSFFPVCYMMLKGLLKNIDPSLEEAARDMGASRWKVFTSVTLPLILPGLGNAFLVSFIESIADFANPMIIGGSYDTLATTIYLQITGAYDKQGAAAMAVVLLSITLLMFVVQKFVLEAKSTSTLSGKATRARMLITDNSVRIPLTILCALVALFVIGMYLCVPYGSFVRSWGSNYELTTKWFEQVFTKYHGLQAFSDSFMLSLIAAPITALLSMIISYLVVKRRFRFRGFIEAVSMLAMAVPGTVLGVGYIRGFSSGVMHTGFLQGLYGTGLILIIVFVVRSLPTGTRSGISALRQIDKSIEESAYDMGADSFTVFMTVTLPLIKDSFLSGLVTAFVRSITAISAVILLVTPEFLLITVQINEFAGKGSYGMACAFATILIVITYGSVLLMNWAIKHFGTSRALKEE encoded by the coding sequence ATGGCAAAATCCCAAAGCGCTCGACTTGAGCGAAAAAAACTTCTTGGCGATCCAATTTTGATAACGACCATTGTCGTTCTTATCGCCTTCTTAACCCTTTTTATTTTGTATCCACTTGCCATTCTTATGGTTGACTCTGTGGTCTCTGATAATGGGATTACGCTTGATGTATTTACGCGCATTCTATCCATGCCTTCGTTTGATCGCGCAATTACCAATACGCTCAGAGTTGGTTTTGCGGTAGGTATTTTGTCAGCGCTTATTGGTCTTCTTTTTGCTTATGTTGAAGTTTACGTAAAGCTTCGTACAAAGTTTATGACAGGACTTTTCCGCGTGGTTTCTATGCTTCCTGTTGTTTCTCCTCCATTTGTTCTCTCACTTTCCATGATTATGATGTTTGGTAAGAAGGGCCTTATTACTCGAGGTCTTTTAGGAATTTTTGACAACAACATCTATGGATTCTGGGGCATTTTTATTGTTCAGACCATGTCGTTTTTCCCTGTGTGTTACATGATGCTTAAGGGCTTGCTTAAAAACATTGATCCTTCTCTTGAAGAAGCAGCACGTGACATGGGTGCAAGCCGCTGGAAAGTATTTACTAGTGTTACGCTTCCTCTTATTTTGCCTGGTTTGGGTAATGCCTTTCTCGTTTCATTTATAGAATCAATCGCAGACTTTGCTAATCCAATGATTATTGGCGGTTCTTACGATACGTTGGCAACAACTATCTACCTGCAAATTACGGGTGCGTACGATAAGCAGGGTGCGGCTGCTATGGCTGTTGTTCTTCTTTCAATTACGTTGCTCATGTTTGTTGTTCAGAAGTTTGTATTGGAAGCAAAGAGTACGTCTACGCTTTCCGGTAAAGCAACGCGCGCTAGGATGCTTATTACAGACAACTCTGTTCGCATTCCACTTACCATCCTTTGCGCATTGGTAGCGCTCTTTGTTATTGGCATGTATCTCTGTGTTCCTTACGGTTCATTTGTTCGTTCCTGGGGCTCTAATTATGAGTTAACCACTAAATGGTTTGAGCAGGTATTTACCAAGTACCATGGATTACAGGCGTTTAGTGACTCATTTATGCTCTCGCTTATTGCAGCACCAATTACCGCTTTGCTTTCAATGATTATTTCTTATCTGGTAGTAAAACGTCGTTTCCGTTTCCGTGGTTTTATCGAGGCTGTATCTATGCTTGCTATGGCAGTTCCTGGTACGGTTTTAGGCGTTGGCTATATTCGCGGTTTCTCAAGTGGTGTCATGCATACAGGATTCTTGCAAGGCCTGTATGGTACAGGACTTATTCTGATTATTGTCTTTGTAGTGCGTTCGCTTCCCACAGGAACACGTTCGGGTATCTCAGCACTCCGACAAATTGATAAATCTATTGAAGAGTCTGCGTACGATATGGGTGCCGATAGTTTTACGGTGTTCATGACCGTTACACTGCCACTGATTAAAGATTCGTTTTTGTCGGGCTTGGTAACGGCGTTTGTTCGTTCCATAACAGCAATCTCTGCAGTTATTCTCTTGGTCACACCAGAGTTCCTGCTCATCACCGTTCAGATTAATGAGTTTGCAGGTAAGGGTTCATACGGTATGGCCTGCGCCTTTGCAACAATCTTGATTGTTATTACCTATGGCTCGGTATTGCTTATGAATTGGGCCATCAAACACTTTGGCACCAGCCGAGCACTCAAGGAGGAGTAA
- the gyrB gene encoding DNA topoisomerase (ATP-hydrolyzing) subunit B: MAKENKYNGTEIKILEGLEAVRKRPGMYIGTTSASGLHHLVWEIVDNSVDEAMAGYCSKIKVTIHPDNSISVEDNGRGIPVDLHPQKKIPTLEVVLTILHAGGKFDNNAYKVSGGLHGVGVSVVNALSKKLVAQVKRDGKIYEMVFERGKTVQKMKEIGTSKSNGTTITFWPDDMIFETTTYNFDTLRDRLQETAFLNKNLKITLVDERELTPRQVDFQYAGGIIDFVKYLNDEKTVLPGLSRPIYIEGKSDPDAPMSQMGEVEVAIQWNTDFSDRTLSFANDIFTEEGGMHLEGFRTALTKVVNDYGTRQGILKEKDPKLEGGDIREGLTAVISVKLPDPQFEGQTKAKLGSSYMRTLTNKIVTQGLSEYLEEHPNQAKEILKKASQAAKGRLAARKAREATRRKGLLESAALPGKLADCSVRDAEMTELFIVEGDSAGGSAKMARDRSIQAVLPLRGKILNVERVQAHRALSSDTITSLITAIGTGVGDEFSLEKARYHKIVIMTDADVDGSHIRILLLTFFYRYMKPMIDAGYIYVAQPPLYQIKPKGKKNGKYIYTDEELALETKKFEDNTKYTIQRYKGLGEMDPEQLWATTMEPKNRILLKVTIDDALAADRAVSDLMGNQVEKRKDFIQTHAKDVRFLDI; the protein is encoded by the coding sequence GTGGCAAAAGAAAATAAGTATAACGGTACAGAGATTAAGATTCTTGAAGGCCTTGAGGCGGTTCGTAAGCGCCCAGGTATGTATATTGGTACAACTTCAGCTTCTGGCTTGCATCACCTTGTTTGGGAGATCGTAGATAACTCGGTCGATGAGGCAATGGCTGGTTATTGCTCAAAAATTAAAGTAACCATTCATCCAGATAACTCCATTTCTGTTGAAGATAATGGCCGTGGTATTCCTGTAGACCTTCATCCTCAGAAAAAAATTCCAACCCTTGAGGTTGTTCTTACCATCCTGCATGCAGGAGGTAAGTTTGATAACAACGCGTATAAAGTCTCCGGTGGTCTTCATGGCGTTGGCGTTTCTGTTGTAAATGCACTTTCAAAGAAACTTGTTGCGCAGGTTAAGCGTGACGGAAAAATTTATGAGATGGTCTTTGAGCGCGGTAAAACTGTTCAAAAGATGAAGGAAATTGGTACTTCAAAATCTAATGGAACTACCATTACCTTCTGGCCAGACGATATGATTTTTGAGACCACTACATATAACTTTGATACGCTCCGTGATCGTCTACAGGAGACTGCCTTCCTCAACAAGAACCTTAAGATTACCCTTGTCGATGAGCGCGAGCTTACCCCTCGTCAGGTTGACTTCCAGTATGCTGGCGGCATCATTGATTTTGTTAAGTATCTTAATGACGAGAAGACCGTTTTACCAGGACTTTCTCGCCCTATCTATATTGAAGGTAAGTCCGACCCTGACGCTCCAATGTCTCAGATGGGCGAGGTAGAGGTTGCTATTCAGTGGAATACCGACTTCAGCGATAGAACTCTTTCTTTTGCTAATGATATTTTTACTGAGGAAGGCGGAATGCACCTCGAGGGTTTCCGTACTGCTCTTACAAAGGTAGTAAATGATTACGGTACCAGACAGGGAATTCTTAAAGAGAAAGACCCTAAGCTTGAGGGTGGCGATATTCGCGAGGGTTTAACTGCAGTTATTTCAGTTAAATTGCCAGATCCTCAGTTTGAAGGTCAGACAAAGGCAAAACTTGGTAGTTCTTACATGAGAACTCTTACTAACAAGATTGTTACTCAGGGTCTCTCAGAGTACCTTGAAGAGCATCCAAACCAGGCAAAAGAGATTCTTAAAAAAGCATCTCAGGCTGCAAAAGGACGCCTTGCTGCTCGTAAAGCTCGTGAAGCAACACGTCGTAAAGGCCTTCTTGAGTCTGCAGCTCTTCCTGGAAAGCTTGCAGATTGCTCCGTCCGTGATGCAGAGATGACTGAGCTCTTCATCGTCGAGGGTGACTCCGCAGGTGGTTCTGCAAAGATGGCACGTGACCGCTCTATTCAGGCAGTTCTTCCACTTCGAGGAAAGATTTTAAATGTTGAGCGCGTGCAAGCTCACCGTGCACTTTCTTCTGACACTATTACTTCGCTGATTACCGCTATTGGTACTGGTGTTGGAGATGAATTTAGTCTTGAGAAGGCCCGCTATCACAAAATTGTCATCATGACCGATGCTGATGTTGACGGTTCTCACATTAGAATTCTTCTTCTTACCTTCTTCTATCGTTACATGAAGCCAATGATTGATGCAGGTTATATCTACGTTGCTCAGCCTCCTCTGTATCAGATCAAACCAAAGGGCAAGAAGAACGGCAAATACATCTATACCGATGAAGAGCTTGCTCTTGAGACAAAGAAGTTTGAGGACAACACCAAGTACACCATTCAGCGCTATAAGGGTCTTGGTGAAATGGATCCAGAGCAGCTGTGGGCAACTACTATGGAGCCAAAGAATCGTATTCTTCTCAAGGTAACCATCGATGATGCTCTTGCAGCTGACCGCGCAGTTTCTGACCTTATGGGTAATCAGGTTGAGAAGCGCAAAGACTTCATTCAAACACACGCAAAAGACGTCCGCTTCCTGGACATTTAA
- a CDS encoding ABC transporter substrate-binding protein yields MSNLTRRNFFGVSAVVAGLGISACKKSDSNTGEKKETDTNSADAVGAPEELVKAAKEEGKLIVYGSCEEEYLNAVCTNFKSLYGIDVQVQRLSTGEVAAKIEEENGHPSADVWFGGTTDPYNVTSSKGLLEQYEPKNASHLISDKFKSTNKDWYGIYKGILGILYDKEELKRLNLDVPQDYKDLIDPKYKGLIWSSNYNTAGTAKLIINTVIQKYGHDQGIQYLVDLDKNIAQYTKSGSGPSKAIGTGECTIGIGMLHDGIYQIVDQEHENVGLQIPSSGASYEVGATAIFKGAAHPNAAKLWIEYALSPACVDLAQKNGSYQFLVIDNAKQPEIATEYGLDPNNVMDYNFEDAKKHTEQYVKDVMEALGGGDSRFKTE; encoded by the coding sequence ATGTCAAACCTTACTCGTCGTAACTTTTTTGGTGTTAGCGCAGTTGTTGCAGGTTTGGGTATTTCTGCCTGTAAAAAGTCAGATTCTAACACTGGCGAGAAGAAAGAAACTGATACCAACTCTGCTGATGCCGTCGGTGCACCAGAAGAACTGGTAAAGGCAGCAAAAGAAGAGGGTAAGCTGATTGTTTATGGTTCTTGTGAGGAAGAGTATCTGAACGCGGTTTGCACCAATTTCAAGAGCTTGTATGGCATTGATGTTCAGGTTCAGCGCCTGTCAACTGGAGAGGTTGCTGCAAAGATTGAGGAAGAGAACGGCCATCCATCAGCAGACGTATGGTTTGGTGGCACAACTGATCCTTATAACGTTACTTCTTCAAAGGGCTTACTTGAACAGTACGAGCCAAAGAACGCATCGCACCTCATTTCCGATAAGTTTAAGAGCACAAATAAAGATTGGTACGGTATTTACAAGGGAATTCTTGGCATTCTGTACGATAAAGAAGAGCTCAAGCGCCTTAATCTTGATGTTCCTCAGGATTACAAGGACCTTATCGATCCTAAATACAAGGGTCTTATCTGGTCTTCCAATTACAACACCGCAGGTACTGCAAAGCTGATTATTAATACCGTCATCCAGAAGTATGGACATGATCAGGGCATTCAGTATTTAGTTGATCTTGATAAGAATATTGCTCAGTATACCAAGAGTGGTTCTGGTCCTTCTAAGGCTATCGGAACAGGTGAGTGCACCATTGGAATTGGTATGCTGCACGACGGCATTTATCAGATTGTTGACCAAGAGCATGAAAACGTTGGCCTTCAGATTCCAAGTTCTGGCGCATCATACGAGGTTGGTGCAACCGCAATCTTTAAGGGTGCCGCACATCCAAATGCAGCAAAACTCTGGATTGAGTATGCACTTTCGCCAGCATGCGTTGATCTTGCTCAGAAGAATGGTTCTTATCAGTTCCTGGTAATTGACAACGCAAAGCAGCCAGAGATTGCAACTGAGTACGGTCTTGATCCAAACAATGTCATGGACTACAACTTCGAGGATGCCAAGAAGCATACAGAGCAGTATGTCAAAGACGTTATGGAAGCTCTTGGTGGCGGAGACAGCCGTTTCAAGACGGAGTAA
- the dnaN gene encoding DNA polymerase III subunit beta: MKFTVSQSALQTALDIVSKGIGSNTTLPILSGIYLKAFNGMLELQSSDLTISIKHQIAANVEEEGETVVSGKVIQNIVKNLPDAAITFEGGERTLSVICQRSSFRLNTLSAHDWAQFPEFNLEKTCELPSQLLSTMVDKVYRVTSKEVSRPILQGISLTVEDNTIRLVATDSFRLAVCDSNTDTPAGESFSIIISGEVFHDVLSMRSMTEKVLIGTTDNQVIFQFGNTTHISRKIEGHFPDYKQLLPTSCTASVDINVEDFSAALKRVSVIALANPSVRFDVDADGKEVKLSASSPDQGESSEHIEAQIEGDSLSIALNYHYVFDCVNAAPSKDLLRLELQGPSQPAIFKSNGKVNYLYLLMPVRL; this comes from the coding sequence ATGAAATTTACTGTAAGTCAATCCGCTCTCCAGACGGCACTTGATATTGTTTCTAAGGGTATTGGTTCTAATACAACACTTCCAATTCTTTCTGGTATTTATCTCAAAGCTTTTAATGGCATGCTTGAATTACAGTCAAGCGACTTAACTATTTCAATTAAGCATCAAATTGCAGCAAATGTTGAAGAAGAGGGTGAAACAGTTGTTTCTGGAAAGGTTATCCAAAACATTGTTAAAAATCTTCCTGATGCTGCAATCACCTTTGAAGGTGGAGAACGTACACTTTCTGTAATTTGTCAGCGCTCATCCTTTAGACTCAATACTCTTTCTGCTCATGATTGGGCACAATTCCCAGAATTTAATCTCGAGAAAACTTGTGAACTTCCAAGTCAGCTTCTATCAACTATGGTTGATAAAGTTTATCGAGTAACTTCAAAGGAAGTATCTCGTCCTATTCTTCAGGGAATTTCTCTAACTGTTGAAGACAACACTATTCGTCTTGTGGCTACTGACTCATTCCGTCTTGCTGTTTGTGATTCCAATACAGATACTCCAGCTGGCGAATCTTTTAGCATAATTATTTCTGGCGAGGTTTTCCACGACGTTCTCTCAATGCGTAGCATGACAGAGAAAGTTTTGATTGGCACTACAGATAATCAAGTAATCTTCCAGTTTGGAAATACCACTCATATTTCTCGTAAGATTGAAGGTCATTTCCCAGATTATAAACAACTGCTTCCAACGTCTTGCACTGCATCTGTTGATATTAATGTTGAAGATTTCTCCGCAGCTCTGAAGCGCGTTTCTGTTATTGCTCTAGCAAACCCATCAGTACGCTTTGATGTTGATGCTGACGGAAAAGAAGTTAAGCTTTCTGCTTCTTCACCAGACCAAGGTGAATCCTCTGAACACATTGAAGCTCAAATTGAGGGAGACTCTCTTTCGATTGCTTTGAATTATCACTACGTTTTTGATTGTGTGAATGCTGCTCCTTCTAAGGATCTTTTACGTCTTGAACTTCAAGGTCCTTCTCAACCAGCTATTTTCAAATCAAATGGTAAGGTCAACTATTTGTATCTTCTGATGCCTGTTCGCCTCTAA